Proteins encoded in a region of the Streptomyces sp. NBC_00258 genome:
- a CDS encoding bifunctional cytochrome P450/NADPH--P450 reductase, with protein MPPTVPLPQVVGTLDGVPVVDISAVGPGRTPLQQVMELSRVHGPVLVRRLHGRDTLFVSDLELVTELADETRFAKHVGPALENVREFAADGLFTAYNDEPNWAKAHDILMPAFALGSMRTYHPVMLKVARRLIESWDRGARAGAPVNVPDDMTRMTLDTIGLAGFGYDFGSFERDEPHPFVEAMVRCLEWSMTRLSRLPGQDQSAADAAFQGDSGYLAQVVDEVIEARVSEGESTAEDLLGLMLSAEHPVDGTTLDTANIRNQVITFLIAGHETTSGAMSFALHYLAKHPAVLQLVQREVDALWGDTADPEPTFDEVGQLSYTRQVLNEALRLWPTAAVFGRHAREDTLLGGRIPLSAGQGVMVLAPMLHRQPVWGDNPELFDPSRFTPEAEAARSPHAFKPFGTGERACIGRQFALHEATMLLAMLVHRYRLNDHADYRLTVKETLTLKPDGFTLTLTPRTTADREHAQLPGAARKQDTVAEEKTLPARVRPGTRALFLHGSNYGTCREFAAQLADEAAALGCETEVAALDAYAGGLPTDRPVVITAASYNGRPTDDATAFAAWLDEAPAAPDLTYAVLGVGDRNWAATYQHFPTRVDDRLAELGGTRLLDRAAADASGDLGGTVRGFTAKLRTALLEKYGDPDATDDTASDDTGAAYEVRTLTGGPLDAVAARHDLVPMAVTEAHDLTAPGHPRTKRFVRLALPDGTTYRTGDHLTVLPVNAPELVERAAAALGVDPDAVLDIRASRPRRDGIAVDRPLTVRQLLSHHVELQERPTADRLAVLAAANPCPPERAALANVQDSDPRTLIELVEAYPALRGALDWPRLLEEILTPLRPRTYSISSSPATDPSHADLMVSLLEAPARSGHGIYTGTGSGHLSAVKPGDTVLARVQPCREAFRVDHSAPVVMVAAGTGLAPFRGAIADRAAENTQLAPALCYFGCDDPDADFLHAEELRTAETAGAVSLRPAFSAAPVDGVSFVQHRIAAEADEVWDLMNSGARVYVCGDGSRMAPGVRDAFRTLYRDRTRDADEEACERWLDELIAAGRYVEDVYAAG; from the coding sequence ATGCCCCCCACCGTGCCGCTTCCGCAAGTTGTCGGAACCCTTGATGGTGTCCCTGTCGTCGATATTTCCGCCGTTGGACCCGGCCGCACCCCACTGCAGCAGGTCATGGAATTGAGCCGGGTCCACGGACCGGTGCTCGTGCGGCGGCTGCACGGGCGGGACACCCTGTTCGTGAGCGACCTCGAGCTGGTGACCGAACTCGCCGACGAGACGCGGTTCGCCAAGCATGTCGGGCCCGCTCTGGAGAACGTGCGGGAGTTCGCCGCGGACGGGCTCTTCACGGCGTACAACGACGAGCCGAACTGGGCCAAGGCGCACGACATCCTGATGCCGGCCTTCGCACTCGGGTCGATGCGGACGTATCACCCGGTGATGCTGAAGGTGGCGCGCAGGCTGATCGAGTCGTGGGACCGCGGAGCCCGTGCCGGAGCTCCGGTGAACGTCCCCGACGACATGACGCGGATGACGCTCGACACCATCGGTCTTGCCGGGTTCGGCTACGACTTCGGATCCTTCGAGCGGGACGAGCCGCATCCGTTCGTCGAGGCCATGGTCAGGTGCCTGGAGTGGAGCATGACCAGGCTGAGCCGCCTCCCCGGCCAGGACCAATCCGCGGCCGACGCGGCCTTCCAGGGCGACTCCGGCTACCTGGCGCAGGTGGTCGACGAGGTGATCGAGGCCCGGGTCTCCGAAGGAGAGAGCACCGCCGAGGACCTGCTCGGGCTCATGCTCTCGGCCGAGCACCCCGTCGACGGCACCACGCTCGACACCGCCAACATCCGCAACCAGGTGATCACCTTCCTGATCGCGGGCCACGAGACCACCTCCGGCGCCATGTCGTTCGCGCTCCACTACCTCGCCAAGCACCCCGCCGTGCTCCAGCTCGTACAGCGCGAGGTGGACGCGCTGTGGGGCGACACGGCCGACCCCGAGCCGACGTTCGACGAGGTCGGGCAGCTCTCGTACACCCGGCAGGTGCTCAACGAGGCGCTGCGGCTGTGGCCCACGGCCGCCGTGTTCGGGCGGCACGCGCGTGAGGACACACTGCTCGGCGGGCGGATCCCACTGAGTGCCGGGCAGGGCGTCATGGTGCTCGCGCCGATGCTGCACCGGCAGCCGGTGTGGGGCGACAACCCCGAGCTGTTCGACCCCTCGCGCTTCACACCGGAGGCGGAGGCCGCGCGCTCCCCGCATGCGTTCAAGCCGTTCGGCACCGGTGAACGCGCTTGTATCGGACGGCAGTTCGCGCTCCATGAGGCGACCATGCTGCTTGCGATGCTCGTCCACCGCTATCGGCTGAACGACCACGCCGACTACCGGCTCACGGTCAAGGAGACGCTGACGCTGAAGCCCGACGGCTTCACGCTCACGCTCACCCCGCGTACGACGGCCGACCGGGAGCACGCCCAACTGCCGGGCGCCGCGCGGAAACAGGACACCGTGGCCGAAGAGAAGACGCTGCCCGCCCGGGTGCGCCCCGGCACCCGAGCGCTCTTCCTGCACGGCAGCAACTACGGGACCTGCCGCGAGTTCGCCGCCCAACTGGCCGACGAGGCAGCAGCGTTGGGCTGCGAGACCGAGGTGGCGGCGCTGGACGCGTACGCCGGCGGGCTGCCCACCGACCGCCCCGTCGTCATCACCGCGGCGTCCTACAACGGCCGGCCCACCGACGATGCCACCGCCTTCGCCGCCTGGCTCGACGAGGCCCCGGCCGCGCCGGACCTGACGTACGCCGTCCTGGGCGTCGGGGACCGCAACTGGGCCGCCACCTATCAGCACTTCCCGACCCGCGTCGACGACCGGCTGGCCGAACTGGGCGGTACCCGGCTCCTGGACCGCGCGGCCGCCGACGCCTCGGGCGACCTCGGCGGAACCGTCCGCGGCTTCACCGCCAAGCTGCGCACGGCCCTGCTGGAGAAGTACGGCGACCCGGACGCCACGGACGACACCGCATCCGACGACACGGGGGCGGCCTACGAGGTCCGTACGCTGACCGGCGGCCCCCTCGACGCGGTCGCCGCCCGGCACGACCTGGTCCCGATGGCGGTCACAGAGGCCCACGACCTCACCGCCCCCGGGCACCCGCGGACGAAGCGCTTCGTGCGGCTCGCGCTGCCCGACGGCACCACCTACCGCACCGGCGACCACCTCACCGTGCTGCCCGTCAACGCTCCGGAACTCGTCGAGCGGGCAGCGGCCGCGCTCGGCGTGGATCCCGACGCCGTGCTCGACATCCGGGCGAGCCGTCCGCGCCGCGACGGAATCGCAGTGGACAGGCCGTTGACGGTCCGTCAACTGCTCTCTCATCACGTGGAGTTGCAGGAGCGCCCCACCGCCGACCGGCTGGCCGTACTCGCAGCCGCCAACCCGTGTCCGCCCGAACGGGCCGCCCTCGCCAACGTCCAGGACTCCGATCCGCGGACGCTGATCGAGCTCGTCGAGGCGTACCCCGCACTGCGCGGAGCACTGGACTGGCCGCGGTTGCTCGAAGAGATCCTCACGCCGCTGCGCCCCCGCACCTACTCGATCTCGTCCTCACCCGCCACCGACCCCTCCCACGCCGACCTGATGGTCTCGCTGCTGGAGGCGCCGGCCCGCTCGGGGCACGGCATCTACACGGGGACCGGCTCCGGCCATCTGAGCGCGGTCAAGCCGGGCGACACCGTGCTCGCCCGCGTCCAGCCGTGCCGGGAAGCCTTCCGTGTCGACCACTCGGCGCCGGTCGTCATGGTGGCCGCGGGAACGGGCCTCGCCCCCTTCCGCGGAGCCATCGCGGACCGCGCCGCGGAGAACACCCAACTGGCTCCTGCCCTTTGCTACTTCGGCTGCGACGACCCGGACGCCGACTTCCTGCATGCCGAGGAACTCCGCACCGCCGAGACCGCCGGAGCCGTCTCCCTGCGCCCTGCCTTCAGCGCGGCTCCCGTCGACGGCGTGAGCTTCGTCCAGCACCGGATCGCCGCCGAGGCGGACGAGGTGTGGGACCTGATGAACTCCGGTGCCCGTGTCTATGTCTGTGGCGACGGTTCACGGATGGCCCCCGGGGTGCGCGACGCCTTCCGTACGCTGTACCGGGACCGTACGCGGGACGCCGACGAGGAGGCCTGCGAGCGGTGGCTCGACGAGCTGATCGCGGCGGGCCGCTATGTGGAGGACGTCTACGCGGCCGGGTGA
- a CDS encoding PAS domain-containing protein, with protein sequence MSDVPPESAVVWRNRSMTLFDRIPMPIAVCDVYGAIILANPAMAAEWGATPGGLRGRDVLDLFRPQEATQVERIAEALRLRHRSRYQISVRWRTPGGTERYGELTADPVSDTVDATTTLLVLLRVLGEHEPSTPTPPPADPPATPAEARILALLAGGATTAHAARETGLTVDGVNYHLRRLTRRWNAANRTELVARAYALGVLTPGTWPPSAAPLD encoded by the coding sequence ATGTCCGACGTGCCTCCCGAGTCAGCGGTGGTCTGGCGCAACCGTTCCATGACCCTCTTCGACCGCATCCCCATGCCCATCGCGGTGTGCGACGTCTACGGGGCGATCATCCTGGCCAACCCGGCGATGGCGGCGGAATGGGGTGCGACTCCGGGCGGCCTCCGGGGCCGGGACGTACTGGATCTCTTCCGGCCCCAGGAGGCGACGCAGGTGGAGCGCATCGCCGAGGCACTGCGCCTGCGTCACCGCTCGCGCTACCAGATCTCGGTCCGCTGGCGGACTCCCGGCGGCACCGAGCGGTACGGCGAGCTGACGGCGGACCCGGTCAGCGACACCGTCGACGCGACCACCACCCTGCTCGTCCTGCTACGGGTGCTCGGCGAACACGAACCGAGCACGCCGACACCGCCTCCCGCCGATCCGCCGGCCACTCCGGCCGAGGCCCGCATCCTGGCCCTGCTCGCAGGCGGCGCGACCACCGCGCACGCCGCCCGCGAGACAGGCCTCACCGTGGACGGCGTCAACTACCATCTGCGCCGCCTGACCCGCCGCTGGAACGCGGCCAACCGTACGGAACTGGTCGCTCGCGCCTACGCCCTGGGCGTGCTCACCCCCGGCACCTGGCCGCCGTCGGCCGCTCCCCTCGACTAG